The Staphylococcus saprophyticus subsp. saprophyticus ATCC 15305 = NCTC 7292 genome contains the following window.
ACTTTTGAATAATAGAAATTGAAATACCTGATTGATACGCATGATACGCAAATGTTTTCCTAAGCGTAGTTAAACCTATATGTAACATGCCTAGTTCTACTGCTGCAGCATGTATAATTCTATACGCCTGCTGACGTGACAAACCTTTCAATGTTCTATTGGATTGAAATAATAATTGGCTATCCTCTAAATGCTCTTCTTCTATATATTGTGCCAATTCATTTCTTAATTTATCTGGCAATCTAATATGAATATTCGATGCATGTTCTTCAAGCCAATAATATTTAATTTTATTTTCTTCACCTTTTACATCACTCACACAAAGGTTTAATAATTCGGACAGTTTCACACCTGTATGTATCGCAAATTTAAAAAATAAATAATCACGTTTTGATTTACAACTAAGTACTTTATACATTGCCTTTATCTCATTAATATCCCTAATTGGATCTACTTGGTTCATATATTCACCTCTCAACCATAAATGTTTCTTATTTAATGATATATGATATTTATGTCACATGAAAGGGATTAACTTAAATTTCTCAAATTATTTTTGGCCAATTCACTATTTAATTTCGATATATATAGTGAAAGGAGGTTGAAACAGATGAGTACAATTAGTCAACTTGCAGTAACAATGTCACGCACACTGTACGATAAAGATGGAAAAGCCAGTCAGGTCAAACGTCACTTTACTAATTTAAATACTGAAGCGACACCAGAACAACTCAAAAGCTTTAAATCAATTATCGAACAAATCACTGGAGAACGTTTTGACAAGCTAGAAGTCATTAAGACCGAAGCTATTAACTAAATGAGGAGGCACTAAACAATGTCACAAACCCTAGAGCTTATATTCAATGATGCAGTAAATAAAGCAATCAAATTACCATTACCCAAAATTGAACACTTCGTAAACGAATCAGCAGTTAAAGAAGGTATGACTAAAATCATAGATTTAGATATTTTACGACCTAAATCTGGTATTCCAACGTCTATTCATTCAGCACAGATTATAGACAAATCTACTAAACTCATATTTGAAAACTAAACTATTTAACTTAATGGTAGAAACTTTTATAACGGACTTCCTAGTCACACTATTAAATCAAAATATAGAAGATTTAAAAAGTTAGCTAAAGTAGATACCTATGCCCTACAATCAGACTATGTCATTTACTTGAACGAAAGTAAGTTATAAATCTAATTACGTTGGTCGCCTACAATTGCTATAAAGTAACTGGTGCATAGGTCATAAACATCTTAGATTAATAAAACAACGGTAATTTCTATTTAATTCAAATAGAAATTGCCGTTTTCTTCATTATTATGAAAATTGATAATTCACTAAACTATTATTGTTAATTGACCAATGAACCTTGTATTTGAATATACTTATACATAATGTAATGAGTTGGTTACGTTATGCTACGCTTAGAACAGTATTCATAAGCACCTACAGAATTGTCGATATCTAATAATTGATTTTAAATATAAAGGAGAACTGATCCATGAACGGACTAGTTCTCCTTTATTTTTGAAGGTGGCTTAATCTCTATGTGGTCGTAATCTAACAGTATCGCCAAAAAATATCTTTTTCTTACCTAATTTTTTACATATCGCATACTGATCATATACTTCGACGACTTGGGCTAAATTTTTATAAGAATGCCTTGAATTCAACACTTCTAAAAATTGATGTTTTTTTATATTATCATTTCTACCTACACCCAAGAAAAAAGTTTCTTGATCTAAAAGTCGAATTATGGAAAGCCGTTTCACTATCTATAGTCACTCACTTCTTGTATTACTTCTGTTATTTAAAATTGATTAATTTTGCTAATTTTTAAAATTCTAAATTTATCAACATACATATTTTATTACATTTTGTGTATTGTGTACATTATTTTCTGTAATATACAAATATTTCTTGATTGAATTTAAATGTATGCATATTTTTCTCTTTCCTATATAATGTATATATATCTTGAAAGAAAGCGTGATTTAATGATCCTCTTATATATAATCGGGATTGTCGCAGGTATGGTGGTTCCTTTTCAAACTTCAATCAACTCTAGATTAAGTCTTTATACGAAATCTTCATTCTATGCGTCTACAATCTCATTTGCAACCGGAACTATTTTTTTAATTTTAATTAATCTTATTACCAATCCTCATGTATTTACAGCACAGTTTTACAATAATCAATCTTTCAGTTACATATGGTTTGTCGGTGGTATGCTTGGTGTTATTTTCCTTACTGGTAATCTATTGCTATTACCTCGTTTAGGCGCGTCATTAACCGTTGTTATGACTGTATCTGGTCAAATTATTATGGGCGTCATGATTGATACCTTTGGCTGGTTTGGTGCAAATCAAGAACCTTTTACTATCTTTAAAGTACTAGGTATCATTGTTTTAATTTTCGGCATCATACTTATGAACTATGTAAAAAGAACACCCATTGAAACAAATAAGTCATCACCCGTTTATATCTGGTTAGTGATTGGATTTATCTTTGGTTTTTGTCCTCCAATCCAAACAGCTATCAATAGTGCTTTAGGTCAACAAATACACTCATCTGTTATGGCCTCATTGATTTCATTCGCGGTTGGTACCATTGTCCTATTCATACTTACATTGATATTTAATAGAAGTCTTAAACTCAAGACAGTCGATGCAAAACAAGGTAAACTCAAACCAATCTATTTTATCGGTGGTATACTGGGGGTTGTATTCGTAACTACAAATATCATATTAATGCCACATCTTGGTGCTGCACTAACGACGATTATCGTTATGTTAGGTCAAATGCTAATGGGTGTAATCATTGATCATTTTGGTTTATTAGGTACGCGCATTAATAAAATCACTACGCGAAAAATCATTGGCATCATTGCGATAATGATTGGTATTATTTTATTGAGATTATTCTAAAAATGTATCGTAGCGTTATTTACTTTAAACTTTTGGTAAATGACGCTATTTTTTTATAGAAAAGCAATGCTACACCGCAGTATAATAGGGTTATCAAAACATCAAGAGGTGACTTCTTTGCGGAAATTTTTAATTTTTATCACACTACTCGCTTTATTTTGTAGTATCACCCTACTAAGCTGGCTCTATTTAACAAAGTCTCATACTGAGCATCCCCATACAGTGGAAACACTCAAAATTCAATATAAAGAACCACAACACTTCACAGGTATACAATCGCCTTCTCAACTAACAAATATTTTTTTCGATTCAAATAAAGGCATCATCCACAATTGGTTTGTTAAGAATGAAGAACACGTCAAGAAGAACCAGCCCCTATTTGAATATTACAATGTTGACATCGAGCACCAAATCACTTCTAAACAAAAATACTTAGCCCACTTGAATAACATTGACCCACTTAAGTATCCTACAATCTCAATTGAAAGAAATCGTACACAACATGAAATTGAAACCCTGCAAACACAACTACGCACAACGATTTACGCATCGATGGATGGTCAAATTGCCATTAATCAACGTGTGCCTTCTCAAAATAATGGTCTTATTCTGCAAATTTTTAATCCCAGTGCTATAATCAAAGCTAAAGTTCCAGAATCAATAGTAAATACATTGGAATTAAAGGATAAAGTACACATATGCATTGATCCAGGTCATAGTTTCACAGGTACTGTAAATTTCATTAGTAAATTACCTTTAAATACTGAAGCTAATACAAAATCATCTCAGTATCATGTTGAAATCAGTTCAACACCGGATGTTAAATTCGGTCGTCATTTACGCGTAGAAAAACCTAATTACACTATTGAAATTCCAAAAACTGCAATATATAAAAAGCAATTCGTTTTTTTACAAAGAAATAAAAAATTTATTAAACGGGTTATTAAAACAGAAAAATTGGGTAATAACAAAGATATGAAAGTTATAGAAGGTTTAAATATAGGCGATACAATTGCTAAAAATGCAAATCATGTTCTGTCGAAAAATTAAACGTACACGGTATAAATAGTAAACACCTTTAATTAGAAATTAGTTTTTTAGTAATTTTATCAAATCATGGAAAATTGAAAATGAGAAATATTAATTATATTTCCCTCATTGGTATTTAAAGAATTGAATTAATATCTTAAATCATTCATGTACCGCTTAAACAGTTTTTTGTTTACTTTCTATTTTTATTTAGTTATAATAAACTAAATAATAGCAGTTTTAATATATTTTACTCAATATAATAGGTCTGCAAATTATGATAAACTCTTTGTATTTAACTTTGAATTAAGACAAATATTTATACAAAAACACTTTTAACATGTATATTTGATTGGGCAATAAAATAGGGAGGAATAAGGATGGCTATCACCAAAATCAATGATTGCTTTGAATTATTAGCGATGGTTACTTACGCTGATAAATTAAAAGGAATTATCAAAAAAGAATTTTCAATAAGTTTCGAGGAGTTTGCTGTATTAACTTATATTAGCGAACACGAAAGTGAAGAATATTATTTAAAAGATATTATTAATCATTTGAACTATAAACAACCTCAAGTTGTTAAAGCAGTTAAAAACTTATCTCAAGAAGATTATTTCGATAAAAAACGTAATGAACATGATGAAAGAACAGTATTAATTTTAGTTAACACTAAACAACGTAAAAAAATTAACGAGTTATTATCACGTGTGAATGATCGCATTAAAGAAGCTAACGACGAAAAAGAAGTTTAAGCTTACTATCAAAAGAGGCCGAGACATGTAATGCATGTCTCGGCCTCTTTGACTATGATAAGACAGGTATTTGTTATATTAAAATACCCCTATTTATGTATTTTAGCTGTGCCTACATCCTAAGCATCTTTAATTACATAACTGAGACAGAAACCAAGTTTTTAAAATTTGGTTTCTGTCTCATCTCAATTTTATCTAAAATTCAAAACACTTCATTCTGCAACTATGTTGATATATTCATTGCTTTAAAAATCCACTAAATCTAATTATTCTTTTTGAAATTCATTAGCCTTTATAAAATCACTGTAAACATCTAAAAAATGTTCTGGTTCTTCAATATGTGGTGCATGACCTGATTCATTAAATGTCTGTATTTGCAGTCTTGTAAATGCATAATGATATTTTTCAATAGTCTCTGTTGTCATTAAAGGATCATATACACCATTAACAATTAATGTAGGCACATCCGTTTGTTTAATAACAACATCTTTATTAAATACAGGAAAATTCATTAATGCTCGTGTGGCTACAGCACTATCTTCTGCTGATTGTCTACTATAAATCAATTGATTTTGAAACCATTTCTTAGCTTTTTCTTGTTCTTTATACATATAAGGCAATAATAATATCAGTGCTTCAGATTTATCAAAACCTTCAATTTCATCTTGGTGCTCAATCATTAATTTATTTAAAGCATGTACACTATCAATAAGATTACAAGCAATTAAAGTTAATGTTGCGACCATTGATCCATATTTATCAGTGAAATGCTTTGCAATTAATCCTCCCATGTCATGACCAATAAGATGTGCAGATGAAATATTCAATTTTGTCATCAAAGCCTTTAAATCTTCTACATGATCTTCTAAATTAAACGAATTCTTTTTTGTTGATTTACCGTGTCCTCTTACATCATAAACAATTACTTCAAATTTATGTTTTAATTCATCTTTTAGGCTATATAATGAAGCCATGTTGCCATCTAGGCCATGAATCAGTATCACAGGAAAACCTTGACCCTCTCGGATGTATGCAATCTCGTTGTTATAATTTGTTGCGACTTTTTCCATTTTGGGCCACCTCCCTTTACAAAATTCATATACCCGTAATTGAATCGCCTTATGCTCTCTTTTTAATTTTAAATTATGTCCCCATATTCAATTAACATTAAATACATGCTTATAAATAAAAAAACACGTTCCAATGCCACACCATACCTTAGGTGTTTAGCACTGAAACGTGTTCGCTTCATTTAAGTGTTTAAATCATAGATACTATTAATTTCTAGAAGAGATGCGGATTGTATAATAAATAATGACAATTAACAATAATATCCAAATAATGATTGAGCCAATTTGTGCAATACTCGCGTTTCCAATCATCGCATCAATTGTTTTTTGACATAATAGTAATCCAATTCCTGTAAACTCTAATCTTTTAAAATAAATACCTGAAATACTGAATAATATACCTATAAAAAATACGACTTGATGTGCATATATTGTAACTGCTACAATACCTAAATTAATATCAAATGTATGTAATATCACGAGAACAAACGCAGCAATGGCCACTACTAAGCCAATCACCATTTCAAACTTATTACTGTATAAATAATTCTTCCAATCAATTCGCAAGTATATGAAGATTGAAATTGGTAAAATAATTAAAAAGTAAAAAATAGAGGTGCCCGTAGCTGCCTGAAATGATACATATTGCTTATCATATAAGTAAGAAAGTAAAATAAAATTAACAATAAAAAAAATAATAGGATTGAGTTGTAGTGTGAATAAATTGCGTTGAATCGTTAGTATTATTTCTGCTGGTGATTTTCGTCTATATTCAATATAGTCTTCATCTTTGGCTTCAGATTTTTGGAAATCCTTTTTTAATTTCTCTTTAATATCTTCTATTAAGTTTGGAGAAAGACCTTTATGAGTAAAATAGTCATTAATATTTTCTACTAAAACCTTATCGTTAACTCTCATATTTGACTCCTTTTATAAAATTCACTTTAATCTATCAACACTATTGTAGTTGAGATATCAAAGCTGTTTCTTTAATAATCTCATACTACACTTGATTTTAACAATAAAATAACAAGTACAGGATAGATAATTTCATTTTCAATAAAGGTTTCGAAACCCCACTTGATTTACCATACACAAGCCATTGCTTATTCGTATGATTTAATGTCCAATATAAATTAGAGTCTGAGACACTATATAAGTCCCAGACTCTAATTTATATTATACGTTAGCGACTATCTCTAACTCAAGTGACGTTAATACATCGTTTTCTATAGAACTACTCTTTCGTGAAAAAGTAGTTCTTATGCAAATGTCGCAATGCTTGTAACCAATAACGCATTGTAGCAATATTTGCGCATGCGTTTCAGCTTATATAAGCTATTTACATTGTTTCACTGATATTTATGATTCAGTCAAATCAATACGGTACAATTTAATGTTTTTATCACTTGGTGATGAAGAACTAAATTGATATGATAAATCATTGTCTTGAACATAACCGA
Protein-coding sequences here:
- a CDS encoding membrane protein encodes the protein MRVNDKVLVENINDYFTHKGLSPNLIEDIKEKLKKDFQKSEAKDEDYIEYRRKSPAEIILTIQRNLFTLQLNPIIFFIVNFILLSYLYDKQYVSFQAATGTSIFYFLIILPISIFIYLRIDWKNYLYSNKFEMVIGLVVAIAAFVLVILHTFDINLGIVAVTIYAHQVVFFIGILFSISGIYFKRLEFTGIGLLLCQKTIDAMIGNASIAQIGSIIIWILLLIVIIYYTIRISSRN
- a CDS encoding tyrosine-type recombinase/integrase; this encodes MNQVDPIRDINEIKAMYKVLSCKSKRDYLFFKFAIHTGVKLSELLNLCVSDVKGEENKIKYYWLEEHASNIHIRLPDKLRNELAQYIEEEHLEDSQLLFQSNRTLKGLSRQQAYRIIHAAAVELGMLHIGLTTLRKTFAYHAYQSGISISIIQKYLGHQTTYETMKFIGISTKASKTTIALNL
- a CDS encoding sigS mRNA-stabilizing protein SroA, with the translated sequence MSTISQLAVTMSRTLYDKDGKASQVKRHFTNLNTEATPEQLKSFKSIIEQITGERFDKLEVIKTEAIN
- a CDS encoding DMT family transporter produces the protein MILLYIIGIVAGMVVPFQTSINSRLSLYTKSSFYASTISFATGTIFLILINLITNPHVFTAQFYNNQSFSYIWFVGGMLGVIFLTGNLLLLPRLGASLTVVMTVSGQIIMGVMIDTFGWFGANQEPFTIFKVLGIIVLIFGIILMNYVKRTPIETNKSSPVYIWLVIGFIFGFCPPIQTAINSALGQQIHSSVMASLISFAVGTIVLFILTLIFNRSLKLKTVDAKQGKLKPIYFIGGILGVVFVTTNIILMPHLGAALTTIIVMLGQMLMGVIIDHFGLLGTRINKITTRKIIGIIAIMIGIILLRLF
- the sarA gene encoding global transcriptional regulator SarA; protein product: MAITKINDCFELLAMVTYADKLKGIIKKEFSISFEEFAVLTYISEHESEEYYLKDIINHLNYKQPQVVKAVKNLSQEDYFDKKRNEHDERTVLILVNTKQRKKINELLSRVNDRIKEANDEKEV
- a CDS encoding efflux RND transporter periplasmic adaptor subunit, with the protein product MTSLRKFLIFITLLALFCSITLLSWLYLTKSHTEHPHTVETLKIQYKEPQHFTGIQSPSQLTNIFFDSNKGIIHNWFVKNEEHVKKNQPLFEYYNVDIEHQITSKQKYLAHLNNIDPLKYPTISIERNRTQHEIETLQTQLRTTIYASMDGQIAINQRVPSQNNGLILQIFNPSAIIKAKVPESIVNTLELKDKVHICIDPGHSFTGTVNFISKLPLNTEANTKSSQYHVEISSTPDVKFGRHLRVEKPNYTIEIPKTAIYKKQFVFLQRNKKFIKRVIKTEKLGNNKDMKVIEGLNIGDTIAKNANHVLSKN
- a CDS encoding DUF2922 domain-containing protein, coding for MSQTLELIFNDAVNKAIKLPLPKIEHFVNESAVKEGMTKIIDLDILRPKSGIPTSIHSAQIIDKSTKLIFEN
- a CDS encoding alpha/beta fold hydrolase; the encoded protein is MEKVATNYNNEIAYIREGQGFPVILIHGLDGNMASLYSLKDELKHKFEVIVYDVRGHGKSTKKNSFNLEDHVEDLKALMTKLNISSAHLIGHDMGGLIAKHFTDKYGSMVATLTLIACNLIDSVHALNKLMIEHQDEIEGFDKSEALILLLPYMYKEQEKAKKWFQNQLIYSRQSAEDSAVATRALMNFPVFNKDVVIKQTDVPTLIVNGVYDPLMTTETIEKYHYAFTRLQIQTFNESGHAPHIEEPEHFLDVYSDFIKANEFQKE